The Quercus robur chromosome 3, dhQueRobu3.1, whole genome shotgun sequence DNA segment atatgttatATGAATGTTATTATATAACTGGGAATTAATATACCATTTCATTTGGGCATGCTAAATGAATTAGGCCTTGAAGATCATGAAAAATAGACATATTATATTGGTAATGTTATCGTCCTCTACTCCAAATCCAAAACATTCACAAATTAAAAGTACTTGGAGAAGAGATGGGGGGAGGAGGAATTGGGTTCGCAAATGTCCGGTGAGAAGTGAGTATAGTATGGTGTGCCATCGCCTGTGGATTTCTatcttcttttacttttttatgtgtttttttgtgatttgtgccatttgatggattttttttaaagaaaagaggattaccaaataccaaaaaaaaaaaaaaaaaaaaaaaaaaaaaaaaaaaaaaaaaaaggaaaaaaaaaagcaagactTGGGACATTATAGACCGCTTGTCCCAAGCCAAGGAGAgcatatttattaaatatgcCTAGCTTCTAGATTAGAATTTAGAAGCCTAGGCATATTTATTAACTGTATTTGGCCACAACctttttatgttaatttaaggacgttttaattttcttctcgAAAAAATAGTGGATGTTTTAATTTAGTTcttgtttggttttttgtttttgttttttatttgataattgtttttccATAAAACAAATGATAAAGAGTATTTTAACATAAGTTCTCCGCCAGGAAGCAGTGGATCATAACTTTTTAATACGTATAGAGACTCAAtaagagatttttgttttttatgtttactatattattattattttttttttgtttttttttgttttggttgagaAAGGACTTTTATGGTAACTCAATGCATGATAGAAAAAACGTATGGTTGTCACTAATCCAGTGTCCCTATAAAAATCTGGGGCTAATTCTGTTGTATTAACATGCATGGTTGTTCATAAtatattgtaatatatatatatatatatatatcctttattatatatatattagtaaattattatgataattttagAGTAATTATTTTGGCCATTCTGTGGCCTCGGGTTTCTCACTTCACATGGGAACAAGTGGTCCAAGAATTAACTAGGTTAGGTACGGTGCACTCTTTTCATTGGTAATTTAAGAACTATTCACGTACGATTAATTTCTGTATATATGCACATGCAACTGGATTTCTCTTCTAATCATACATTTGTTTTGtctataattataattattatatctCTTCTGGCAATTTGCTCTTTTTGTTTGGCATCtcgaaatattaaaaatgcttAAACTCACTGGTATCAGCATGGCCAACAACATTCTGAAAGGCCGGTGCAGTGTTTTCACATTCGTGCGAAAGCCACTAATGCCCTTGGTTTGTCTGTCCTTTCTCGTGTTAGTAATTAGGGGGCGTGGCCTAATTATACAATCCCATTTTGTTGTATCATTGGCTACGAAGTGGGATTCAATACAGAGTTTTACTTGTTTAATTTAAGATTATTTGTGTATCTTAGTTAGCTTAACTGCTTAAGTTTGTGGtccaataaaatatattgtttcAAACCTCATTTATATTAAGAGCATTTGTATCAGctcatgcaatttttttactttttttttggtctattttagtatgagaatatatatatatatatatatatttatatatacttttcaaaacacctcatatcaaattatttattttatattacattttattaaaatattaatttttcttaagtttttaaattgtctttctttcttttcacacAACAATCATCTATTCTCTTCCTTCATTCTCAAgatacatacaaaaaaaaaaaacttatacaaaataaataatgtcaatgtaaattcacagtTACTACAGCAATCATGTATTTTTACATAACTTTGTATAAATTGATGTGAGTGAAGGCTTGATTGGCTAAAATGTAGTACTTTTTCTATAATATAAACATTGATGTTAGTATTttaaaaaccaattagtgtctTGTCTTAATGATAAAAGACAATTATTATGAAACGGATGTTAGATATTAAAATTCTacttatctattaaaaaaagtacaattattttaaataaaaatgatatattttttgggcTGGCCATGGCGTGGcatgtgaaatttgttgtgtttagTAGCATTGCTCATCTAGGGTTTGGATCAGTGAAATTTGGCCCAGCTTGACATGCCGATCAAAGCTTTTGTTTTAGCACTAATATTGTGTAATAACCATTTGTTTATGGGATAGGTTGTTTTTGGGCCTTGGGAGCTTTCTCTAGGATGGGCCTGAGGCTGGGTCATCTCGGGCTTGGGCTCTTGGCCCGGAccatgtagtttttttttttttttgagaaaccccGGACCATGTAGTTTTTATTTCAAAGTGCCTGGCTGGCCGAGTTTGGTCCATGAACAGTCCTAAGTAAacaccaaatatatataaatatatatatatatatatatatatttatatatttgctaAAGGTAATACagaaggaaaatgctaaaggcACTCCAAATTGtattacataaaatttacaagCTGATgttataataaatatgatttctAGACTTCAATTACCTCAtatatgaatatttgaattatcttttttataattGGTGACACATTAGTTTGTCAGTtcaatatagtaaaatttgtagtacccATAACACTACTCAATGCAAAATACTAAATCGATATGATTATCATatgaagtttgaaaaaaaaaaaaaattatcatgaaATGTCATCTATGACCACCGTTTAGTCTTTGATAGGAAGCTAGACTTCTCAAACTAGAAATCTTTCGATAATAATCTTGCAAAGTCCTAGTAAGAACATTGTTTGTTCAATTTTATGTTCATTgaatttccatatatatatgtgtgtgtgtgtgcacgcgcCTCAATTTCTAAGTATTTCCAACTATCTTGCAAAGTCCTAGTAAGAACATTGTTTGTTCAATTTTATGTTCATTgaatttccatatatatatatatatatatatatgtgtgtgtgtgtgtgtgtgtgtgtgtgtgcacgccTCAATTTCTAAGTATTTCCAACTATCTTGCAAAGTCCTAGTAAGAACATTGTTTGttcaattttatgtttattgaatttccatatatatatgtgtgtgtgtgtgtgcacgcgcCTCAATTTCTAAGTATTTCCAACTATCTTGCAAAGTCCTAGTAAGAACATTGTTTGTTCAATTTTATGTTCATTgaatttccatatatatatatatatgtgtgtgtgtgtgtgtgtgtgtgtgcgcgcgtgcACGCGCACCTCAATTTCTAAGTATTTCCAACTATGAGCATCCATACTTCTGTAGGACACAAAAAGATGGGTTTTCCTAAAAACCATAAGGTTACATGTCTTATTGCAAAATTCTAGATTCACTCTAAGTTTGATGTGTGATGATAGATTGATAGTGTCTAGGTATGCTATTCTCTtaagatatagatatagatttagAAAGAGAACTTGTAACCTACTGATTGTTGAACAGAATAAATCATGACAGTATGAGTATCAGATTACTAGCTAGTTCTTAttgacaatttatttttacctcTAATACGTACATATATTTGATTAACTCTGCAGACTGACATTACAGCCACAAATAAAACTGTAATGGTTGTGTTGGATATTGAGAGTCTTGCACAATCCTCAGATAGAGGTTTGGGGAGCCCAAAAGTGACTGTGAGTAGCAAATCCCCTACATTGAAATCTTCACTACTCAACTTGCATGAACTATAATTCAACAACTGCTCTCTCACACTCTCTGTAGCGGGCACTCTCTCGTAAATGGTCTCATCGAGCAGACAGATGGACTAACAATGAGGAAGAAGATATAGATGAATCATCCAAGAAATTCCAAGTAAAAGGTATACATAGAATATAAAAGCCCATAAGCCTTTTAACTTGCAGTTAATACTTTTTCGGTCATTTATGTTGGCATCCCTCAAACTTTAGGTTTTTAACACTTTTCTAATTATAACTTTAAGTTTTCTATTGTTTTAATCACATACCTTGTGCTTTAAGATTGGTTAaattatttaaccaaaaaaaaaaaaaaaagattggtttAATTACAAACCTTCTTTTTTAATCCATATGCtattaacaataattaatagaGGTGTGTCACATAAATGccatgtgacttttttttttttttgagaagccatGTGACTTATAAAAGTTATAAACCAATAATGGCCTGCATAATACGTCTTGAATAAAGTTTAGCACTCTTGTACTATCatcattgtgttatttttccttctcaaaaaaaaaaaaaaaaaaagaaatcattgtGTTGTTTTCTTCAATTAGTCTGTATTTAATTGAAGCCCACTACTCTTTATTAGATAAGTCACATGAATGTCTATGTGAAACACAATCAACAATAATAATGGGCACATTGTTGGAAGCAATTAGGGATAACAATGGAGAGTGGCGGGCCAAAAGAATGGGATCTTCACCACTGCCTCACATGgttttgtcttttcttattcTCCCGCCCCATATGAAAGGGAAAACTGCATTGCTTCATTCCCACTCCTTGAGGCCTAGCCTTGTAAAATTCTACTACATGTTAATTTAACCAacaactattacaattttttttttaataaaacctatttcattaatataaatatacttaaaattacaGCTAAATTTATCCtttcaaatcaaactaatttttagtaagaattttttaaaatcatccAAGTGTTTAAtaagacaatatcacaacaaaaataaaaatcttaatatccatgcatttaaataagataatattgatttgtttgtttaaataatataagtttaaggtatgcaaattttaaaattatagccCCTATTAAAGAGGGTTGGGGTGAGGAGGGGCTAAAATGTCTAAATTCATTATCGTGCCAACCTGTGGTGGAGGTTAAAATCTCGCCCCATCTCCTTGCCACTACATGTGTGGGGTGGGAAAAACCTACATGAGGCGAAGTGGAAAGAAGTGGGGCAAAATTGTGTAGAAGCAATCTAAAATACATGAAATAAGAATAAATTAGAAGTTGTACTTAATCTTGTTCTCTGTTGTCTTCGTTACAGTGAACTCTCAATTAGAGCCTTCGAAGCAGGCATTGATGGCCAACAAAGCTCTAATTCCTAACCCTACTGTCAGTGGCCCTAATCTCATGGATGCACCAGATGGAAGGAATAAGAAGTCGAACCGCTTTATGTCCATCAACCCCAGGAAGATTCTATTCATCTTCGCAACAGTGTAAGTCGTGGCCCTTTATGAGAAATCTTTTGTCTTTAGTCCTTACTGTTACTTTTGTTGTCTTGACATGTGAGTGACTACGACTCTCTCTAACTATCTTCCAAGAAACAGATACAAATTTTGGCCATGGGTGGGATGTTGATATGATTTTGGATTATCTAAAAGATAGCCGTAATTTTAATGGATAATTTTGGGGGAGAAATTACGATTTAAAACCTATAATGAGTTCAATTTAAACCTTACAATctgtaaaaacaaaaacaaaaaaaactaaactaaacttttttaatttcataagTTATAACTTAAACCCtatagttgttttttattttattttattttatttttttatatgggaCTATAGTTGtttattaaaatagaaaaaaacaaaactaattaTAAAGTTAGTACGAATTAGACCATGAATTTTAAAATCTGTTTTGCGTAGTCAGTGTTAGAGACAAAAGAgataatttgaattaaaatgaatttaaaagtTTATGTTTCAATTTGTAAGATATGGAAATTATGGGGTTTAAATTGAAATCCCTTAAATTATAAAGTTAAATTTGTAACTTACGAAACTATAAAATTTAAgggaaaatccaaaaaaaaaaacccctataATTTTATCCTTGTGacaaattaaattctatatGCTCAATATGTCAATTCAAACCCCAAACTTTCAACGTTGTGTCAAACATTAGGAAATTATGAAACATTTGAGACCATAAGTGGGGTTTTTGTTAGccacaataataaatataaggGGTGTAAACTGTAAAGTGATACATTTAAAAGTATGAGGTTTAATTTGGCATAAAACTaaaggattttattttaaaattttaaatttgataccCTCcttaaattattgtaattttttaattataaaattgtacATTGATTGTtgtaaaacaaacacacacaaactaTGCAATAGCTAGCAGCACACGGCAAAAAGTCAAAGAATATTAGCAAAATAGAATATTAGTAAAATTGATGGAATCAAACTAAGAATAATTATCTCTCAAACATAAACTAACCTAAATTTCTAATACACCTAAAGGTGCCCTCAGACTAACACATTACACAAAACTTTTATGTCAACTTTCACACATACAACATAAGCTTCATCACACCACTCTAGCTATAACCTCCTGATTGAACAGGATTATCACTTTTCTGTATGAATAATTACTTCTCATTACTACTCTTCCAGTCAATGTAGtatttaaaaccaataaaaggaATTTCTAAACTTATCTCCTCATGGATTGGACTTGACAAATTTCAATCTCTAGCTTATAAGATTGTCTTTTACGAGTAATTCTTAAGTACTCTCAGAATATAGAGAATTGTgttccctcctctcacattcgTAATAGGGTctatttattaaattcatagtaGGATCCAACACGAATGTGAGAGGAGATAGCACAATTTTTCTATACTCCAAGAATAGCTAAGAATTTTCTGTCTTTTACATCCCTTTTAATATTCAGGATTGCTCCATTAATTATATCGTCAACAAGTGATGCAATCAATTGGCTTCAAGCATCCTTGAACAAGAGATATGCAATTTTCAAGCATTCTTAATTGAACTTTTCAATCAAGCATGGCTTCATGATCATAAGTTGAATTCTCCACAAACTTCACACTCTTTCATCTATTAATAACTCTCATTTCTAGTGATTTAGCCAACGCTCATTTCTTTCACCTTTTAATTGTATTGTGCAAATCTTTGAAAGTTCTctccattcattttttttatttatttttctaaaccaTTCATTACTACTGAAACAATTTTACTTACATTCATGACTCCACATTTTCTATCCATAACCAAAAAATTCAGTCGGCCTACAGGAATCTGGATTTTGTTTTCCCAAGTTTGGATACATTTCTTATATTAtccaaaatttcataatatcATCAAACATTGTTAATTCTTATAATACTTATTGCTACAACTTTTCATTCCATAGTATTAGCCAACGTAacaaactcaaaatcttcaCCACAAGCTCTTCTATGTGTCAAATCAATctttattgcaacaaatatgaaagaaaaatttaaatttaaattttaactaacCATGAGAACATCACCATTATCTTCATCCTCACTTTgttcaaaaaattaatctattgCAAAATTTTGACCATCGTAATTTTTCATGAAATTAGGTTCAATTTACACATGATGTAAATTTTCTcaatattaagatttttttggaTGACTTTTTACAAGCCCACTATTGTATTACACTATCtctttttcacaaaattttcatcacAAGCCTTGCATGTGTGTCAAATTAATCTTTAATCTTTATTCCAACAAATATGAAAGAAgagtttaaatttatatttttactaacATAAGAACATCACCATTTTCCTCACCCTCAATTTGTTCAAAAAATTAATCCATTATAAACATTTGACCATCATAGATTCATAATTTTTCATAGGGTTAGGTTAAATTTCTATCTTGTGTAACTTTTCTCAATAT contains these protein-coding regions:
- the LOC126717893 gene encoding uncharacterized protein LOC126717893; protein product: MEKETIMQTDITATNKTVMVVLDIESLAQSSDRGLGSPKVTRALSRKWSHRADRWTNNEEEDIDESSKKFQVKVNSQLEPSKQALMANKALIPNPTVSGPNLMDAPDGRNKKSNRFMSINPRKILFIFATVSSMGTLILIYFTLAINKTV